A single genomic interval of Megalobrama amblycephala isolate DHTTF-2021 linkage group LG17, ASM1881202v1, whole genome shotgun sequence harbors:
- the LOC125251877 gene encoding uncharacterized protein LOC125251877 produces MQALSSTPFADIIASLAVLHREQQQALLELRSDQERCFQAILQTQQEGREAFRSWIDWEVPREPTEQPASPPASLLSPRQPFSPLSATGAAGRSGPACWRCGDPDHFVDKCPVMEVGTMIRVPDDPQAAPGQAGGYQIPTDASDRGLGAVLSQEIEGEERPVLYISRKLSKREAKYSTVEKECLAIRWAVLTLRYYLLGREFTLCSDHAPLQWLHRMKDTNARITRWYLALQPFKFKVVHRSGVRMAVADFLSRNGGGGGGLQAGQLPSLSRAVGSYPAVIQWDQSLCVIYQGETPHDAQKEFDS; encoded by the exons ATGCAAGCATTGTCCTCCACCCCATTTGCGGACATCATCGCGTCCCTCGCGGTCCTGCACCGCGAACAACAACAGGCCCTGCTGGAGTTACGAAGCGATCAGGAGCGGTGTTTCCAAGCCATCTTACAGACCCAGCAGGAGGGCCGCGAGgcgttccggagctggattgacTGGGAGGTTCCCCGGGAGCCCACCGAGCAGCCAGCTTCTCCTCCTGCTTCTCTCCTTTCTCCGCGCCAACCATTCAGCCCACTCTCTGCCACTGgagcggcgggcaggtctgggccggcctgttggcgGTGTGGGGATCCGGATCATTTCGTGGATAAATGTCCGGTTATGGAGGTCGGGACAATGATCCGGGTCCCCGACGATCCACAGGCCGCCCCTGGTCAAGCTGGCgggtaccaaatacct ACTGACGCGTCGGACAGGGGGCTGGGtgctgtcctgtcccaggagatagagggtgaGGAGCGGCCGGTACTGTACATTAGCCGTAAGCTCTCTAAGAGAGAAGCTAAGTACAGTACCGTAGAAAAAGAGTGTTTGGCTATCaggtgggccgtcctcaccctccgctattatctcctggggCGGGAATTCACTCTCTGTTCAGACCACGCTcccctgcagtggctccaccgcatgaaggataccaacgCGCGGATCACTCGTTGGTATCTGGCTCTACAGCCTTTTAAGTTCAAGGTGGTCCACAGGTCGGGTGTTCGGATGGCTGTGGCCGatttcctctccagaaatgggggaggggggggggggttgcaGGCCGGACAGCTCCCCagcctgagtcgggcggtggg ATCATATCCTGCAGTCATCCAGTGGGATCAGTCACTTTGTGTCATTTACCAGGGTGAAACTCCTCATGATGCTCAAAAGGAGTTTGACAGTTAG